In Brevibacterium pigmentatum, the sequence CGCCGAGGCGGTCGGGAACCTGCATTGGAATTCCACGGTCGTCATCGCGGTCGGCATCGTCCTGGCTCTGCTCGGACTCATCGCCTTCATCCTCGGCATCTCTCCCGGAGCGCGCCGGATTCTCGGCGTGAGCGCTGCTGGGTCAGAACACATCGGTGATTTCGAGGTCGCCCTGCCCACCTCGGCGCTGTCTCAGATCGCGGCCGCGGCCGCCGATGGGGTCGACGGCGTCAGCGGGGTCAAGGCCTCGTCGAACGCGAAGTCGACGATCGTGACGTTCTCGACGCCGGTCCGCGACTTCGAGCCGATCCGCGCCGAGGTCGAAGCCGCCGTGAAGGACCGCTTCGCATCGATCTCGTTCGACCGCACCCCCACGGTGAAGGTCCAGGCCAGAAGGAGTCAGTCATGAGACGCACGGCCGCCGCTGCCAACCGCACGGGACTGATCATCCTCGGCCTCATCGCTCTGCTCATCGGGCTGGCGGTGCTCGCCATCGGGTTCGGTCTCACCGCCCCGATCGCCCCTGCCCTGGAGGCGGGAGCAGATCTCGGTCCGGTCGCCTCGGTGCTGGCCCTGCCCTATTCGGCGCTCATCGCCGTGGTCGTGGCCCTCATCCTCGCGATCATCGGGCTCCGCTGGCTGAGCGTGCAGGTCCCGCGGAAGGACTTCGCGAAGCCCTTCCGGATGCAGGCCGATGCCCGCACCGGTCTGACCACGGTGAATGCGGAAGTCATCGCCGAGGCGGTCGCCGCCGACCTCGAATCCACCGACGGAGTCTCCGACGCACAGGTGATCCTGCGCGGCACCGCGCGGCGACCGGAGCTGCTCATCCACGTCGATGCCGATGAGCGCGCCGACATCGATGCCGTCATCGCCGATGTCGCCGAACGCGCCGCCGGCAATGCCTCGGTGGCGCTCGGGGCCCCGCTGAGTGCGGTGGCATTGGAGATCGGCATCGCCCGCACTCACTCGCGCCGCCAGCGCAGCGTCAGCATCCAGTGACCCGGAGCACCGCCTGTTGCGCAGTGCATCAGCGGGTCGGAAGTGCATACGTGCTGTATCAGATCAGTGCGTATGCGTTTCTGACCCGCTGATGCGGTCCGCGCCTCAGTGATCGCGGAAAACGGCTGTGAATGACAAGAACCCCGGGGCGCGTAATCGCGACATCCCGGGGTCCTCGCAGCACTCCCCTCGAGTACCCGGACGCATCCCCATACGTCCGTTATGTCCACCCGATCCCCACCGGGCGAACATCATTAATTTGACCACACTTTCGTAGCGCTTGTAAAGAATCTCACGTCCCGTCTTGAATCCTGTCGGGCTCTATAGCATAGAAGCGATCAGAATAAAACCCCTGGTCACAGGCTCATCTCCAGGTAGTTCAATCCTCAACTCAATGCTGTCGGGCTCGCCCAGAATTGCATATAGGTCACATCCTGCGAGTGCGGGCGAAGGAGAATCCAGTCGATCCCCAGCGCATGAGCGGACGCGGCACCGCGGGAGCCACGAGCGCGGCCAACCGATATCCCCATCCCGGAACCGAGACGACCTTTCCCGCCCGGGCATCACGCAGCGACTCCCGCACCACCTGATCGACGCTGAGCCAGATCAGACCGGGTCCTGGACGCTCCACGCCGAGGCGGCTGTGGAACTCAGTCCGGATGAAACCGGGCAGAACGGCGGTGGCCGTCACCGGGCTGTCCCTGAGTTCCCCGGCGAGCGCCTCGGTGAAGATCAGAGTCGACGCCTTCGAGGCTGCATACTGTCCCATCGTCGTCACCGCCGCCAGCGAGGAGACGTTGACGATTCCCCCGCGACCGCGGGACTGCATGCGCCTGGCCGCAGCCAGCGACAGCTCCCTCACCGCCCCGGTGAGCACCCGATCCTGTTCGTCGAGTTCGGCGATATCGGTGTCCAGCAGCGTCCCGCGCAGACCGAAGCCGGCGTTGTTGATGAGCACATCGATCGGCTGCGTGGCGATGATCTCGACGACCGAGTCGATCCCGTCACGGGCGGACAGATCCGCCACGGCCACCTCGGCGCGGATGTTCTGCGTGGCCTGGAGCTGGTCGGCCAGCTCTCTCAGTCGGGCTTCGTTCCGGGCGACCAGGACGAGGTCGTAACCTTCCGCCGCCAGGGTGCGGGCATAGCCGCGTCCCAGCCCGGAACTCGCCCCGGTGATGAGGGCACGCGGCCGGGGACTCGGGTCCCGCCTCGGCGAGGATCCGTCCCGGGTTCGGGACGTCTCGCTGCGCTGCATGGGCGGGACCTCGCGGCTCATACCGCGCCTTGTCCTCTGCGCACGGTCAGCGACTGCACGGCGGTGCCGATGGGGCCGCCGGCGTCGCTGAGCACGCTCGTCGTCTGCCCCAACCCGGTCGGTCCGAAGGCGACCCGGGTGTCGAAGCCGACCCAGCCGGGCTCGGGAACGCGCGTGAGGTGGATGGAGAGGTCGACGTTCGGGAAGAACGTCGTCTTCGGATTCTCGCGGACGGCCAGACCGTTGGCCGTATCAACGAACTTGACGAAGGCTGCGGTCGGCGGGTCGCTCTCACCATCGACGAGAGGATAGGGGCTGCGCACCCAGGACTGTGCGTATCCGGGGTGGGCGTCCGCGCCCTGCCGGCCCTCGAGCGACGCGATGTAGCCGCCGCCCCAACGACCGGTGAAAGGAGCCTCGGGCACTTCGGACACCGGTGGCATCGCCTGCCATTCGTCGCCGGCGACCTCCTCGGTGTCGGATGCCTGCAGACGCCACACCCGCGCGGCCACGCTGGTGCGCTCACCATGGCGCATCTGTGCTTCGACGAGTTCGATGGTCCGTCCCGGACGGATGACGTTGACGTCGACCGTGAACTCGCCGGAGTGAATGACGCCGAGCACGTCGAAGGTCACTCGGGAGATGAGCTTGTCGCTGGGCAGCCGCCGCTCGATCTCGGCGAGCACGATCCCCGAGGCAGGCGCGAGGTGCTGCTCGCCGGGCTGCCACGCTCCCTGACTGTGCAGGGTCGAGACGAGGCGGTCCTCTGACAGGCGCACATAGTAGGAGTCCGGGTAGGCGGCCCCGTCGTGGCCCAGGTGTTCCTTGGGAGCTTCAGGCATGGTCCCAGCTTATCGAGCCGAGAGGGTCCGCTCGACGCAGGGGCTGGACACGTCCCCTTCCACACGGCTCCGGCATAAGCGGCTGTGTTGCTCCGGCATAAGCACGCCGAGGCGTCCCACCGGCAGCCGCACGCACCCCGCTTTCACCTCCGGCGCGGACGGCTTAGGGTGGGAGGGTGAGAATCGCTACGTGGAATGTGAACTCGATCCGTGCCCGCCACGACCGCATCGGGGCCTGGCTGGATCGTTCGGATGTCGATGTCCTGGCCATCCAGGAACTCAAGTGCAAGGATGCCCAGTTTCCCGAGGAGCTGTTCACCGAGCGCGGATACGAGGTCAGCTATCACGGCCTCAACCAGTGGAACGGGGTGGCCATCGCCTCGCGCGTCGGCCTGGCCGACACCGAGATCGGGTTCAAGGACATCCCCGCCTTCGGCGCTGACGAACCCGTCGTCGAAGCCCGGGCGCTGTCGGTGACCTGTAGTGATGTGCGCGTCTACTCGCTCTATGTGCCCAACGGCCGCGAACTCGACCACCCGCACTACGGATACAAGCTGGAGTGGTACAAGGCGCTGACGGCCGATATCGCCGCCCAGCTCAGTGCCGAACCGGAGAAGAAGCTCGTCCTCTGCGGTGACTTCAATGTCGCCCCGCTCGACGAGGACGTCTGGGATATGGCCGAGTTCGACGGCGCCACGCATGTTTCCGGACCCGAGCGTCAAGCTTTCGACGATCTGCTTGGTGCGGGACTGTCCGAAGTCACTCGACAGTTCACTCCCGGCCCCGGCGTCTTTACCTTCTGGGACTACCAGAAGCTGCGGTTCCCGAAGAAGCAGGGCATGCGCATCGACTTCCAGCTCGCCTCGCAGGCACTGGCGAAGACCGCGACCGCAGGCGAGATCGACCGCGAGGAGCGCAAGGGCAAAGGCGCGTCCGATCACGCTCCCGTCATCGTCGACTACGACGTCTGAGGCACCCTCGTCTCACCTTTCGACACCTCGCGACAACTTCAGCGTCGAAGCCATAGACATCTCTCCTCTCTTCTGGTGAAGTTGAATCAGGAGCTAGGAAGGTGACGAGGATGTCAGCAACTGTCCGCGAATTGGTCGACGAAGCCTACGACCGGCGTGAGTCCACCTGGAGGGCCGCCCTCGAGACGGTCAACGACTGGGTCGAGTCCGTCCGCGCTCCTTCCGCTCTGCTCTCCGGGGATCGAGTGCGCGTCGTCGACGGTCGGATCAAGGATCGGATGCGCACAGGCGAGAAGCTGCGCCGCAAACTCGCCGATGCCAATGACGAGATCCACGAATCCGTCGAGGTCGAGAATCAGGTCATCGATGTCGTCGGCGCCCGTGTCATCTGCCGCACCGAACGCGAACAGTCAGCCCTGTGGGATCTGCTCACCGCGGTGAGCGACGATACGAACCTCTCCATCGCCGAGGTGCGCGACTATTCCGCAACCCCGAAACCGTCGGGATACCGCGGCCGCCACCTCATCGTCGAGGTGCCCTTCGACTCCGAACCCTCCGTCCTCGTCGAACTCCAGCTGCGCACGATCATGCAGGACGCATGGTGCGTGCTCGCCGAGGAGCATCTGTTCAAACCGGGCCAGGCCCTGAAGACCGATGCCCAGCAGGAACGGCTCTCGGTGATCCTCGCCGGACTTATGGCACAGGCCGACTCCGTGGCCGGCTATATCGCCGATGACGTCGGCGCGTATCTGGGCATGGGCAATTCCGCTCTGCCCAGAGCCTTCGCCGAGGCGGACGAACCGACCGATCCGGCCATCGAGGTCACGATCCGCGAACTCAACCACTCCTACGTCCTCGCCGCCGATGAGGTGGGTCGTCACGGCATCATCCGCTTGGAGACGCTCGGGCTGACTCCCGACAATCCGGAGCGCTCGGCCTTCCCCCATCCGGGCGACAAGCTGCAGGTGCGGATGGACGAGTCGAACAACACGCGCTACTTCATCCCCGTCGGCCGGGAGAGCTGAGCCCGTCGCCACACGACCGACTGCGGACTGGGCAGCCTTCCGGGCGCCACACCGACTAGACTTGCGTCCCATGGGAAAGAAGTCGAAGCGCTCCAAGGAAGAACTCATCGCCAAACGCCTCGCCAGGGCGCAGGCCACGGCATTCGTCGCACGTCCCTTCGCGGACCTGCCGTTCGAAGCCGACCTCATCTGCCTGCGTGAGCTCGTGCCCGCGGCCACCGCGACCGCGAGGCTGACCGAGGAATACGGCGGCCACGAGGTGACCATCACTTCCCTGCTGCCCGCGGCATGGCAGGCGTGGCACCGCGACGACGGTGAGATCCTGGCCGGAATGCAGGTGCCCGTGTCCTCGACCGACGCCTCCCGCGATGTCGCCCGCGGACTGCTGGCCGCCGTCGATGCCGAACCCGGCACCTCCATCGAAGCCACCACCGAACCCGGCGAGGGCCCGCGCCTGCAGGACATCCTCGACACCTCTCATCCGTTCGACGTCCGCGTGCTCGAGAACTTCGACTACTGGGCCCTGCCCGAGGCGGAGAGCGACCCCGACGTCGCCGCCGCCCTCCAGCAGGCCAACGACTCCGTGGCCCCGACGGAGAAGCTCGCCTCCGTCGACTCCGCCTACTGGACCGAGATGTCCGGCCGCACCTACGTCCGCTGGGCTCGCCCCGAGGGTGAGGACCGCGTCGTCGACGCGATGGCCCGCCTGCAGGCCGAGAACGCCAACGACCTCGGCGGAATCGGCACCTTCCTCGGCTACTTCCGCGCCCACGGCATCATCGTCCCCGTCTGGGAACTCGAGTTCGGCACGCAGGTCGACGACGTCGAAGAGCCCATCGCCGCCTTCGGCAAGCGCCTCGACGAAGCTCTGAACACGACCGAGCCGATGAGCACCGAGGCCCGCCGCGTCCGCTCGGGCATCGTGTCCCGCCAGCTGACCATCCACTGATATCCGTCGCCCCATCACCGAGGCGGGACCCGGGAACGGCGCCCCGCCTCGGTGCCGGTGACGGACAGGAGAACCGACATGAGCGCACAGCCGCACCCTGCCCCCGAGGCGGTCGCTGCCATCATCCCCGCGATGGACGAATCCGCGCGGATCGCTGCCACCGTCACTGCGGCCAAGCAGATCCCCGGGGTCGACATCGTCCTCGTCGTCGACGACGGATCGTCTGACGACACGGGGGTCCTGGCCCGCCGGGCCGGCGCCGAGGTGATCACCCACCCGAAGAACAAGGGCAAGGCCGCGGCCATGATGACCGGGGCGTTCGCTCTGCGCAATCGGGAGATCTCCGACGCCGATCCGGGTGCCGATCCGCACCACCGGGCGCTGCTGTTCATCGACGGCGACCTCGAGGACTCCGCGATCAATACCGCTCCCCTGGCCGCCCCGGTGCTCGCAGGGGAAGCCGATATGACGATCGCGATCCTGCCCACCCAGAAGCGCAAGGGCGGCGGCTTCGGCTTCGTCGTCGGATTGGCGAAGAAAGGGATCGCCGAGCTCT encodes:
- a CDS encoding exodeoxyribonuclease III, with the translated sequence MRIATWNVNSIRARHDRIGAWLDRSDVDVLAIQELKCKDAQFPEELFTERGYEVSYHGLNQWNGVAIASRVGLADTEIGFKDIPAFGADEPVVEARALSVTCSDVRVYSLYVPNGRELDHPHYGYKLEWYKALTADIAAQLSAEPEKKLVLCGDFNVAPLDEDVWDMAEFDGATHVSGPERQAFDDLLGAGLSEVTRQFTPGPGVFTFWDYQKLRFPKKQGMRIDFQLASQALAKTATAGEIDREERKGKGASDHAPVIVDYDV
- a CDS encoding SDR family NAD(P)-dependent oxidoreductase; amino-acid sequence: MSREVPPMQRSETSRTRDGSSPRRDPSPRPRALITGASSGLGRGYARTLAAEGYDLVLVARNEARLRELADQLQATQNIRAEVAVADLSARDGIDSVVEIIATQPIDVLINNAGFGLRGTLLDTDIAELDEQDRVLTGAVRELSLAAARRMQSRGRGGIVNVSSLAAVTTMGQYAASKASTLIFTEALAGELRDSPVTATAVLPGFIRTEFHSRLGVERPGPGLIWLSVDQVVRESLRDARAGKVVSVPGWGYRLAALVAPAVPRPLMRWGSTGFSFARTRRM
- a CDS encoding glycosyltransferase family 2 protein, producing MSAQPHPAPEAVAAIIPAMDESARIAATVTAAKQIPGVDIVLVVDDGSSDDTGVLARRAGAEVITHPKNKGKAAAMMTGAFALRNREISDADPGADPHHRALLFIDGDLEDSAINTAPLAAPVLAGEADMTIAILPTQKRKGGGFGFVVGLAKKGIAELSGFDATQPLSGMRCLSREAFDAALPFAAGWGVEAAMTIDVVNAGLRVEEVECDLHHRVTGRDLKAQLHRAAQYRDVARAILVRRLRAKRNGDNHKETGK
- a CDS encoding thioesterase family protein, translated to MPEAPKEHLGHDGAAYPDSYYVRLSEDRLVSTLHSQGAWQPGEQHLAPASGIVLAEIERRLPSDKLISRVTFDVLGVIHSGEFTVDVNVIRPGRTIELVEAQMRHGERTSVAARVWRLQASDTEEVAGDEWQAMPPVSEVPEAPFTGRWGGGYIASLEGRQGADAHPGYAQSWVRSPYPLVDGESDPPTAAFVKFVDTANGLAVRENPKTTFFPNVDLSIHLTRVPEPGWVGFDTRVAFGPTGLGQTTSVLSDAGGPIGTAVQSLTVRRGQGAV
- a CDS encoding DUF6286 domain-containing protein; translation: MSTRLLRKRPSRIGPAVVVALILLLLAVGLGWAGIAAFVSFGSVATALIETPDSAIAEAVGNLHWNSTVVIAVGIVLALLGLIAFILGISPGARRILGVSAAGSEHIGDFEVALPTSALSQIAAAAADGVDGVSGVKASSNAKSTIVTFSTPVRDFEPIRAEVEAAVKDRFASISFDRTPTVKVQARRSQS
- a CDS encoding DUF5926 family protein — its product is MGKKSKRSKEELIAKRLARAQATAFVARPFADLPFEADLICLRELVPAATATARLTEEYGGHEVTITSLLPAAWQAWHRDDGEILAGMQVPVSSTDASRDVARGLLAAVDAEPGTSIEATTEPGEGPRLQDILDTSHPFDVRVLENFDYWALPEAESDPDVAAALQQANDSVAPTEKLASVDSAYWTEMSGRTYVRWARPEGEDRVVDAMARLQAENANDLGGIGTFLGYFRAHGIIVPVWELEFGTQVDDVEEPIAAFGKRLDEALNTTEPMSTEARRVRSGIVSRQLTIH
- a CDS encoding GTP pyrophosphokinase, coding for MSATVRELVDEAYDRRESTWRAALETVNDWVESVRAPSALLSGDRVRVVDGRIKDRMRTGEKLRRKLADANDEIHESVEVENQVIDVVGARVICRTEREQSALWDLLTAVSDDTNLSIAEVRDYSATPKPSGYRGRHLIVEVPFDSEPSVLVELQLRTIMQDAWCVLAEEHLFKPGQALKTDAQQERLSVILAGLMAQADSVAGYIADDVGAYLGMGNSALPRAFAEADEPTDPAIEVTIRELNHSYVLAADEVGRHGIIRLETLGLTPDNPERSAFPHPGDKLQVRMDESNNTRYFIPVGRES
- a CDS encoding alkaline shock response membrane anchor protein AmaP, which codes for MRRTAAAANRTGLIILGLIALLIGLAVLAIGFGLTAPIAPALEAGADLGPVASVLALPYSALIAVVVALILAIIGLRWLSVQVPRKDFAKPFRMQADARTGLTTVNAEVIAEAVAADLESTDGVSDAQVILRGTARRPELLIHVDADERADIDAVIADVAERAAGNASVALGAPLSAVALEIGIARTHSRRQRSVSIQ